The DNA sequence CGAACAGCGTCGCGGGCGTCAGGGTCGCCGCTTCCGCTAACCAACGCGGGGTTGGAAGCCCAGTGGAGATCGAGGACGACGGCGGCACCGGCTGCCCGGGCAGCGTCCGCCAACTGCGTGGTTTCCTCGGGGACGGGATCCACCACCAGGATGCCGCGCGGCCCGGCGTCGACGGCCCGGGCGGCTTCCGTGGTCCAGCCCGCTTCGCCGGCGATCACCGCAACGTCAGCCGCCCGGTCCTCCGTCGCGGGGCCGAAGGTCGCCGGCAGGGAGGCAACTGCGAGGGCTACCGCGCCGGCTTCTTCGGCCTGCGGCGTTGCTGTCACTGTGTATGCGCTCATGCGGTGGCTCCTGCCGTTTCCGTGGCGGCCGCGTGTCCTGTTGCAACGTCCTGCACCGTGGCCGCGGAGATGGCCAGGGCGAAGGTGAGGTCGTCGATCAGGGCCTGGGCGGAGGGGGCCGGGCGCGTGCCGCGGGCCAGTTCAGCCAGTTCACGCCACTCGCCTTCGTAGCCGTTGTGGCCGTACGGACCGAAGGTGCTGGTTTCGCTGCCCCGGGAGAACGTGGCGACGGCGGAGCCGGCCTGGACGTAGGACGGCGTGAAGTCGATCCGCAGCGCGGAGTCGTCACCGATGGCCTCGAAGGTCCACTCGGGCTTCCAGGTGCTGTTCATGACGGCACGCAGTTCGATGACGCGGGTGGGGGTCCTGAGTGAGACGGCGTAACCGAACGGCCGGACGTGCCGCGCCTGGAGCACCTCGATCTCATCGAAGTCCGGGGTGAAGCGCCGCACCAGGGGCAGGTCGTGGATGGCCAGGCCCATGATGCCGCCCTGCATCATGGCCTTGATGACCTCGACGTCCAAATAATCGGGCGTGCCGGTGGTGGGGCGGGTAATGATCTCGGTGGCGAAGTCTTCGAATCGGGCGTTCGGCGGGAGGACGATGGATGAACGGATGGTGTGCGCCTGTGCGGGAAGATCGCCCCAGTTCTGTTCCGCCGCGAGCCAGCCGGGGTCGAATGTATGCATGGCCCCCACCACGATCGGGACCCCCGTCGCGGCGCTGACTTCGGCGATCCTGGCTGCCTCGTCACCGTTCATGGCGAAGGGCTTCTCGCAGAGCACGGCTTTCTTGCCGGCCCGGCACGCGGCAATGACCTGGTCCGCGTGGAACTGGTGGGGGCTGCAGATCGCCACGATCTCCACGCCTGGATCACCCAGCAGGGCCTCCAGGCTGGTGCTGGATGCAGCCCCGACCCGGGCCGCCACCGAAGAGGCCACGGCCGGGTCCACGTCCATGATGTGCCGTACTTCCAGGGTGTCCCGGAGCCGTGCCAGTGCCGGGAGGTGGATGGCCTGGGTGACGGGCCCGGCGCCGAGGATGCCGACGCCCAGGGGCCGGTCTGCTGGCGCTGCGATGTGGGACAAGTTCAACTACCTCTTTGTAAGCGGACTCTGGAGTACCGGAGGGATCAGTGCGGCGGATGGTTGCCATCGGAACCGCAAATGTGCCTTGAGTCACAACGTAGAACTACTTTTGACGCGCGTCAAGCAAAAGTTGTTTGTTGCGCGTCATTCTTCTGGCGTGGTGACAGCAGTAAGTAACAGTGTTATGACTTAGACATGACTTCACCGACGGGCAGGCAGGCCGGAAAAGACTCCGATGTCGGCAGCCTGTCGCGTGCCGGGGACCTGTTCCAGCTGCTCCGCGACGGCAGGGCCCGCACCCGCGCCGAACTTGCCCTGAGCACGGGGCTGGCCCGCTCCACGGTGGCCTCCCGGATCGATGCGCTCATGCTGTCCGGCCTGGTGGGCCCGGCAGGGGAAGCCCTCTCCAGCGGCGGCAGGCCGCCGTCGCGCTTTGCCTTCAACCCCGCAGCGCGCCTGGTGCTGGCCGTGGACGTGGGTGCCACTCACGTCATCGTCGCGGTCACCGACCTCGGCGGGAAGATCCTTGCCGAACACCGGCTCGAGCAGCAGGTGGCCGACGGTCCGGAGGCCGTGCTGGACCAGGTGGTGGCCCAGGGCAAGGAGCTCCTCGCTTCGGCGGGACGCAGCGTCGCAGAACTTGCTGGAATCGGCATCGGACTGCCCGGCCCCGTGGAACATGACACCGGCAAACCGGTGAAGCCGCCCATCATGCCGGGCTGGGACGGGTTCGACGTGGTCAGCTACGTCCAGCGGTCCCTGCCCGTCCACGTGCTGGTGGACAACGACGTGAACATCATGGCCTTGGGGGAGCAGTCCGCACACTGGCCGGAGCACAACAACTTTTTCTTCGTCAAGGTGGCCACCGGCATCGGCTCCGGCATCATCAGCAACGGCGAGCTGCAACGCGGTGCCAACGGCACGGCGGGCGACCTGGGGCACGTGCAGGTGGCCCGGGGCGCGGATGTCCTCTGCGCCTGTGGAAACTACGGGTGCCTGGAGGCACTCGCGTCAGGTCCCGCCGTCGCGCGTTCCTTGCGGGAGCACGGACTGGACGTCGGGAGGGGCGCGGACGTGATCCGGCTCGCCGCAGACGGCAACCTGCAGGCCATCCAGGCGCTGCGCCAGGCAGGCCGGGACATCGGTGAGGTCCTGGCCACCGTGGTCAACCTGCTCAATCCGTCCGTGATTGTGGTGGGCGGCAGCTTTGGTGAGACGGGGGAGCACGTGGTGGCCGGCATCCGCGAAGTGGTGTACCGGCGCTCGCCCCCGCTGGCCACCTCACACCTGCGCATCAGCGTCTCCCGCGCCGGAAGCCAGGCTGGCGTGCTGGGGGCAAGCCAGCTGGTCACCCAGTACGTGCTCTCGCCCGCCATCATCGAAGCCACCCTGGCCGGCGCCATCGCCGGGTGACGCCGGAGGATCCCCGGCGCCACCTGGCGATCAGCCTTACGCCTCCGCTTCGGGCTCCGGGGCCTCAGTCAGGAGTAGCGCGGTTCCGCCATAGGCGGGCAGCTCCAGGAAGAAGCTGTGCAGGTCATCCACCTGCCCCACGGTTTCGCCGCTGAACAGGTCCTGGACATTGGCGCCGGACGGCAGTTCGTTGGACTGGATGCTGCCGGCGATGTCCTGCCCGGAGAAGTTCAGCGCGGTGACCTGCAGGGCCCCGTCCTTCAGCCGGTTGACCAGCACCAGCGCGGCGCGGTTGGAGACCTCGGGGACGTCCAGCAGGGTGCCCGTGGCGATGCCGTTTTCTTCCCGGACGGCGAGGATCCGCTGGAGGCGCCGGGCGAAGGAGTCCTGGTCCTGCAACTGGTCCGGCAGGGATCCGTACAGGCTGCGGGCCCGCGGCATCCCGGCCGAGGAGTTGGTGGCGTCCGGGCTGGTCCCCATGAGGTCGTGCGCGCCCCGGTTGATCCAGCGCGTATCGCCCTGCGACGTGAGTTCGCGGACGCTGCTGCGGTCCAGGGCCATGATGCCGGTCAGGTCCCAGCCGGAAAGGGCAAAGACGCCGGGCTGGAGCGCGTTGTACATGGCCAACAGCAGGTGGACGTCCCGGATCTGCGCCTCCTGCTCCGGGGTAACTGTGGCCGGGTCCT is a window from the Arthrobacter sp. NicSoilC5 genome containing:
- a CDS encoding Gfo/Idh/MocA family oxidoreductase; protein product: MNLSHIAAPADRPLGVGILGAGPVTQAIHLPALARLRDTLEVRHIMDVDPAVASSVAARVGAASSTSLEALLGDPGVEIVAICSPHQFHADQVIAACRAGKKAVLCEKPFAMNGDEAARIAEVSAATGVPIVVGAMHTFDPGWLAAEQNWGDLPAQAHTIRSSIVLPPNARFEDFATEIITRPTTGTPDYLDVEVIKAMMQGGIMGLAIHDLPLVRRFTPDFDEIEVLQARHVRPFGYAVSLRTPTRVIELRAVMNSTWKPEWTFEAIGDDSALRIDFTPSYVQAGSAVATFSRGSETSTFGPYGHNGYEGEWRELAELARGTRPAPSAQALIDDLTFALAISAATVQDVATGHAAATETAGATA
- a CDS encoding ROK family transcriptional regulator, translating into MTSPTGRQAGKDSDVGSLSRAGDLFQLLRDGRARTRAELALSTGLARSTVASRIDALMLSGLVGPAGEALSSGGRPPSRFAFNPAARLVLAVDVGATHVIVAVTDLGGKILAEHRLEQQVADGPEAVLDQVVAQGKELLASAGRSVAELAGIGIGLPGPVEHDTGKPVKPPIMPGWDGFDVVSYVQRSLPVHVLVDNDVNIMALGEQSAHWPEHNNFFFVKVATGIGSGIISNGELQRGANGTAGDLGHVQVARGADVLCACGNYGCLEALASGPAVARSLREHGLDVGRGADVIRLAADGNLQAIQALRQAGRDIGEVLATVVNLLNPSVIVVGGSFGETGEHVVAGIREVVYRRSPPLATSHLRISVSRAGSQAGVLGASQLVTQYVLSPAIIEATLAGAIAG